Below is a window of Desmonostoc muscorum LEGE 12446 DNA.
ACCAGCTTTTGGGTCTATATCATCCCCAAGGAGAAAACATCCCCGGAATTGGTTTTGTACTTAACATCGAAGATTTATACCAAGTTTTATTATCAACTGGGCAATTACCGCAAGCAACCCCAGCTAGCAACTGGTTGGTAGTACCAGAGACGCCGAGTGCTGACGCTTCTGCCTTCGCCTACGCGCAAAAACTCCGAGATTCGACTCATTTGGTGCGGGTGGAAATGGATTTGCTCAGAAAAGATACAGACGCTATCCGCCAATATGCACGCGATCGCGGTATTGCCCAAATTGCCTGGATCAAAGCTGATGGCTCACCCAAAATTGAATCATTGCGTTAAGTAAATTGGGCATTGGGAGGTGTGGGAGGAGGGCATTGGTGTCAACTTAAGCTCAAACAGTTGTCCCACAAAGGTTATACCCCACCCCTCAATTCCCTCCCCGAAGTTCAGGGGGAGGGGAAGTTTTGCGTCAGCAAAGCCGGGGTGTGGTGACTCCGGATTGATCCTTGCTAAAAGGGGTTTAAAACCCCATCCCCAATGCCAAAGCTTGTTTTGTGTTGGGGTCTAAATCCCCATCACAAAACCATACTTCCGACTTCCGACTTCCGACTTCCGACTTATTTAATGGTAATTGAGTAAGTTTTACATAACGTCATTACAAGGTTTTTACGTTAAGTTGACACCAATGGGGAGGAGAGGAAAGGGGAAGTATCAATTATGTTTCTCCCTCATCTCCCTCATCTCCCTCATCTCCCGACACTCCCCTGCTAGTCTAGAAATAGCCGATACAGAACAAAGGGAATCGAGAACATGCCGCACACAATTGTTACAGAAGTCTGTGAAGGCGTCGCTGACTGCGTAGGTGCCTGTCCCGTAGCTTGCATTCATGAAGGCCCAGGCAAAAATGCCAAGGGAACCGATTGGTACTGGATTGACTTTGCCACCTGCATTGACTGTGGTATATGTCTCCAAGTTTGCCCAGTTGAAGGGGCAATTCTTCCAGAAGAACGACCGGAGTTGCAAAAAACCCCGGAATAGTTCATAGTCAGTGGTCAGTTGTCAGTTGTTTTTTGGCAATGACCACTGACAAATGACAAATGACGAATCACAAACGACACATGACAAATGATTATTTACTAGAAGTTAAAAACGTTCATGCCGGATATATCAAAGATGTAGATATCCTACAAGGTGTGAATTTTCACGCTGCACCAGGGGAATTGGTAGCAGTAATTGGCCCTAATGGTGCTGGTAAATCTACTTTAGCAAAAACAATTTTTGGGCTTTTAATTCCTCACACAGGCACAATTACCTTCAAAGGTGAAAACATTGTGGGGCTAAAGTCGAATCAAATTGTGCAACGGGGAATGT
It encodes the following:
- a CDS encoding indolepyruvate ferredoxin oxidoreductase subunit alpha, translating into MPHTIVTEVCEGVADCVGACPVACIHEGPGKNAKGTDWYWIDFATCIDCGICLQVCPVEGAILPEERPELQKTPE